From the Lolium rigidum isolate FL_2022 chromosome 2, APGP_CSIRO_Lrig_0.1, whole genome shotgun sequence genome, one window contains:
- the LOC124691348 gene encoding protein LOW PHOTOSYNTHETIC EFFICIENCY 1, chloroplastic-like gives MASTLAVFRPASHLPCRRRLKTPSCPYTSPKFLQPRSSASSHRSRRSRIAQSAIRSAAGGGGNGNGRRRGGTVDVVAFAAVLHDAKTADDVKFLAQDFLGGGGDEERLPVQVYTSLIRGLGKKQRIDAAFAIVEHLKRRGGSSLNQFVYNCLLGAVKNSGEFTRIEGVLADMEEQGISPNIVTFNTLMSVYVEQGEIEEVFRVYHEDIQGRGLVPTAATYSTLMSAFKSAGDAFAALDFFVKLRERYNNGELIGNPADWEAEFVKYENLALRVCHMAMRRALAGANNPGGAALKVILSMDEARVRPDRRYYERLVWACTGEEHYTIAKELYQRIRECDGEISLSVCNHLIWLMGKAKKWWAALEIYEDLLEKGPKPNNLSYELIMSHFNILLNAARRRGIWRWGVRLLDKMEEKGLNPGCREWNAVLLACSRAAETSAAVNIFKRMINQGLKPDVVSYGALLSALEKGGLYDEALRVWEHMRKVGIHPNLHAYTILVSIYIGKGNHDMVDAVLRDMLSANIEPTVVTFNAIISACVRNSKGSAAFEWFHKMKMKSIEPNEITYQMLIEALVQDGKPKVAYEMYITACNKGLNLSAKSYDTVMEACQDYGALIDLASLGLRPIVKLDPPR, from the exons ATGGCTTCCACCCTCGCCGTCTTTCGCCCCGCCAGCCATCTTCCTTGTCGCCGCCGTCTAAAAACCCCCTCCTGCCCCTACACATCTCCGAAATTCCTCCAACCGCGGTCATCCGCGTCGTCCCACCGCTCCCGCCGGTCGAG GATTGCGCAGTCTGCAATCCGCAGCGCCGCTGGAGGCGGAGGCAACGGCAACGGCAGGAGGAGAGGGGGCACCGTCGACGTCGTCGCGTTCGCCGCGGTGCTACACGACGCCAAGACGGCCGACGATGTCAAGTTCTTGGCCCAGGacttcctcggcggcggcggcgacgaggagcgCCTGCCAGTACAGGTATACACCTCACTGATTCGGGGGCTCGGAAAGAAGCAGCGCATCGACGCCGCCTTCGCCATCGTGGAGCATCTCAAAAGAAGGGGAGGCAGCAGCCTCAACCAGTTCGTGTACAACTGCTTGCTAGGCGCGGTGAAGAACTCTGGGGAATTCACGAGGATTGAGGGTGTTCTCGCAGACATGGAGGAACAGGGGATTTCCCCAAATATAGTGACATTCAACACTCTCATGTCCGTTTATGTTGAGCAAGGCGAGATCGAGGAGGTCTTCAGGGTGTATCACGAGGACATTCAGGGCCGTGGGCTGGTGCCGACCGCCGCGACATACTCGACGCTCATGTCAGCCTTCAAGAGCGCCGGTGACGCGTTTGCCGCGCTCGACTTCTTTGTTAAGCTCAGGGAGAGGTATAACAATGGGGAGCTCATCGGGAATCCCGCGGATTGGGAAGCAGAGTTTGTCAAATACGAGAATTTGGCTTTACGCGTATGTCATATGGCGATGCGGCGGGCACTTGCAGGTGCCAACAATCCCGGTGGTGCGGCATTAAAGGTTATTCTTTCCATGGATGAAGCTAGAGTGAGGCCGGACAGGAGGTATTACGAGCGTCTCGTGTGGGCGTGCACGGGAGAGGAGCATTACACCATTGCCAAGGAGCTGTACCAGAGAATCCGTGAGTGCGATGGGGAGATCAGTTTGTCAGTGTGCAACCATCTGATTTGGCTCATGGGCAAGGCCAAGAAGTGGTGGGCAGCTCTTGAGATCTACGAGGATTTGCTGGAGAAAGGCCCAAAGCCCAACAATTTGTCGTATGAGCTCataatgtcacatttcaacatcctACTCAATGCTGCCAGGAGACGGGGCATTTGGAGGTGGGGTGTTAGGCTGCTTGACAAGATGGAAGAGAAGGGCCTGAATCCTGGATGTAGAGAGTGGAACGCTGTACTTCTCGCGTGCTCCAGAGCGGCTGAAACATCTGCCGCGGTGAATATATTCAAGAGGATGATAAATCAGGGGTTAAAACCAGACGTTGTTTCCTATGGAGCATTGCTCAGTGCACTTGAGAAAGGCGGGTTGTACGATGAGGCGCTGCGAGTTTGGGAGCACATGCGCAAAGTCGGTATTCATCCTAACCTGCACGCATACACAATCTTAGTGTCCATTTACATTGGCAAGGGCAACCATGATATGGTAGACGCTGTTCTTCGGGATATGTTGTCCGCAAACATAGAACCAACTGTTGTAACCTTCAATGCGATAATCAGTGCTTGCGTGAGGAACAGTAAGGGCAGTGCTGCATTTGAGTGGTTCCATAAGATGAAAATGAAGAGTATTGAGCCAAATGAGATTACATATCAGATGTTGATTGAAGCTCTTGTACAAGATGGTAAACCAAAAGTTGCCTATGAGATGTACATTACTGCATGCAACAAAGGGCTCAACCTTTCTGCAAAATCATATGACACCGTGATGGAGGCATGCCAAGATTACGGTGCTCTTATTGATCTAGCTAGTCTGGGTCTCCGTCCTATAGTGAAATTGGATCCACCAAGATAA